Below is a genomic region from Drosophila kikkawai strain 14028-0561.14 chromosome X, DkikHiC1v2, whole genome shotgun sequence.
ccccGTATAACAAAAACGCAAATGTGGCTTCCAATTTTATTAGAGCGTTCAATTAAATGCTCTAAGCCATCAATAACGTCAACAGAGAAATtatatgttaaatttttttttattgcaacttCATCACAAGCTTTTATGCATTCTTTTTCAGATTCAGTCATTTCCTTAATAGTATCTTTAAGGGCTGAGTACAAGCATTCGTTGTCTCCCGgctgtaatttttttatgctGTTCCACTTTTGTAAAGATGAGGGACTAGGAAGATTTAATTCCAAAGAGTCccttaaaaacatatatgttGAAGTCGACCTGTAATAAATGCTCTGAGCGAACAACTTTTCGGAATCATTCCATCTCATATTtgttccctttttttctttaagaagCATTTTTGCCAATATTTTTTCGTTTCCAGTTAGATTCATTTTGTCAATTTCAGaaagtatgttttttttttattttacttccaACCTAATCACCTTTCGTTTTAAATTcgaattttctttttgcagCATTTTTATTCTGTTTTGCCTATCATCAgctaattttttaaaagctacgtattttttttggaaacaTTTTAGTGTTTTTGTGCTTTTATGGCACTGGCGACAAATTTCAGCAGGTGAGCGGTGTATTTTTCGTGGAGGCGAGCTTACAGCattgaaatcaatttcaaCATCGCAACTGTTCTCTTTGACTAGGTTACGATCCGGGATTGTTCCTCGCCTCAGATATTTTATCCCAATGTCGCCCAGATGACAGAAATGATCTTGGCATAAAAAAGGGGATGAAGTGTTAGCCTCAAACCTGTGGCAAtagtcagcagcagcagcacgtaAAATTGGCGCGCAAAATTCCAAAACAAcgcacacaaaaataatttgtaatttttttattttttcactatTTACAACAATTTATTCAGGCTTCTATTGCCACTTATGTCACTGTTGCAGCGGCAATAATTTTGGGCGATGGAAAAacgtttaaataataaaaaatcgtAGAAATCTGCACTCTATGAACTTGTAGGCTTTAAGCGAACGCAAGAAGAGAAACCAAAAGGGGAAAGAAAACAGTTGGCGCGCTCTTCTTACCCCGAATTCATGGGCGcgcaaatcaaaacaaatttgaattcCAGAAAATCATTTaactacattttattttcatatcgAATACTACAAATGGATAATTTACAtaatatgtacgtacatatagAATACATAAAtctgtatgtatattatatattttaattattaaataagtattgtaaataataaaaatagttgatacataattatatgtatttacaattacataattcatttcataaattataaaaaatagatttatagATTAATAAGTATATGAAATAAAAGagatgttaaaataaaaaaataaattggccTTCTTGAGGCCCGtttgcacacaaacacccGGCGGCGTCGCTGAATGCGTAGaagagaacggctggctctagagcgctctcttcgctggcttttgaacaaaatttaagagagCCTGGAGCCAGTTCAAAAGCTAGCACGAAAAAATCgtgtgcaaaaaaatcgaatgGCGTTACTTATCTTATAGCTCTATTGTCTTTGGTCAagccaacgacaggtttgtttacaagtcatcacttctttttgattctacatGCGTATCTatgatgattcgactagacGTTGACAATCATATGCTAAGATACCGCAGTTTGTTTCAACAatactgtgtcgacatgtacgtcaaagtataaaaaaagtaatcagtcgaagttgcgctcagacgagtacatccacttgcgtgacgccatcgctactgaaggacacgccGGTTGTTTGACcattctcccagctacttcTGTTGGAAGCCCGCACCATATGCATGAGTACGCTCAAGATGCGATGACGTATGTCCAGAATTACGGGCGCCCGAATTTATTCAATGCAATCTTCCCAAAATAGAGTAGGATATTTCTAGGCATCATATGATCGATGTGTTTCGGAACCACTGCATCAATTGTTGGCGCATTAAAACGCCCAGCATGTTGTGCTGCCGGCGTCTTATCGGCTCTAATGACAATTTTGTTGTTATCTGATGGCATGCGGTCTTATGCGGCTGTTAATAATGCAACTAATTCATTGTGTTGATGAAAAGATGTTAGAAGTTGTTTCACAATTGATCTTTTCACTGAATTGTTGAGTGCACAACGCTGAATTgaattgcccataaaatagATTTGCAAAAATTTATAGTCATCATTAGGCATTAGCGAAGATAGAACCTATTCgatgatatatttttttttaaactaaatgaAATTGTTTGCTATTACATTTACCTTGAAAGTAGGCAAACAACTATCACGAATAACTTTTGTTGCGCCAAATGATTtcatttgaaaaaattttgaattccTGGATATgaatcaaaaaattattacaatgGGCCATTTTCGGAAACCAATGAATGTAATGGCTCTGgtggcgtttttttttttttttttttttttttattttttttggtattagACAAGTTTTTTGCTTCAACTTATAATCTACTATTCTATTATTAactagcagacccgacccgctttgctgggcccgaactaattatagttgacccggcaaacactgttttgtcatgtatattattttgaggaaacaataggaaaacaatgagcatattacagagttgtcagtaaataaaatattaaaccttgaacagtaatgtttatatataaaaatctcctgtcactatgtttgttcgctatagactcctaaaccgcttcctctgcttgttcaataaaattatactggCACCGAgtcgttacgcgctcttcacaattacccataaaatatatttgaagaaatttcggattatcatcaggcattGGCATCAATGatccaattttgtggtacacctggccttgtattttgaatgtagtttcagaattacgtccatcggatgcaagatcacaaattttagtggccccaaatgacgtcatttggaagcaagaattaaatttgcgtattttacgcaaaaataattttgagtcatttgaatttccagcaagatGGGTTAATAAACGTTCTGGCGGAGCAGGTAGAGAGCACGACTTTTCCTGAtgcgcagcacataccggcagtttcattccgaaatttaaacgcctcacaatattgacatactttgtcctttccaccgatagcaatttttgaatgcgcagagtagttaatatctggtgcatattcaaaagcaagacgaacgaatggtgtacgaactaatgagcgactgttccgctgcctttgtcgttcttgtgctcgtactatatctatgtttctatctcgagccgccctgattctcgtaatattctgctgcagacgttcgctacgctgttcctgggattcttgtgcacgaccttctgctgtcctaattctttgagctctatttcttgtattgacttgttctggcaactgatgagctctttcgaaacgtctgcgtcgtgccagtctgctgcttacgttgttgagattcgatcttttcggtggcattttactaaaaatattatcttaccttcttaatgtattGAAAATGAGAATTTGGAGACTCACCACCATAAacgcaaaacaataattatgaatgacaaatgaaaataatagaaaagacaatctgacgaaatgcgatttattgaaataatatcttaaaaaatatgtaatacgtgaagaaccACTCTACTAATTTTGTGCAaattcatcaacaaaatagctctaaatttcatgagaatcggtaaagccgtttcggaggagtgcataaaaaaagaagattcctccttgtcctgccgaaactgccatgatgtaaaagatctaagctatcctatctctcaagttgaaccaaactgcatattgCCTGCAAATTTGAACGAAATCTGTtaagcggtttaggagtctatagcgaacaaacatagtgacaggagatttttatatattaagattaaaACTTGTAGTAGTGTTAGTGAATATCATGTCCCCCTTCTTAGTTCAGACGACGGGTACCATTGGCGTCAATTTGACTTGGCCGCTAGCGCAAGACAATCCAGAGGTttcattttttagttttaatgcCATCCAATGTGGACACATAACATTCATATGCCCAACAGCAAAAATTTGCTCTGAACTGTAATCAATTGCCACATTATAACTGTATGCATCTCTGTGCGGATTAATCACAACATTTCTATGTTGTTGATTTCGATCCCGTTCATCTTTATTTCGCGCTTAGCGTTGCTCATCAGTTTGAATTGCTCTTATATATCTTTGACTTGCATCATTTAGAGTTTTGCGGCTAAAGTTTATACGTCTACTTAGGGTCATTTTTAGAACTGCTAGACCGATTTGGCTGTTAAAATATCATTAGAGGAGAAAGAAGTATTGATTCCCTTAAATTCAATGACACCGCAGTATTTATCATTTAAACgatttatattgtatttttaaaaatagttgtaGGTAtgtaatattacattttttgtggGATTGGCTTCTAATATATAGATTAAAACATTAATGTAATAAGAAAAAACGGTAAATTTTGCACTTCAGGTAAATCACTCTAAAATGATTGGAAATATAACACTTTTGCTGAAAATGCAGATTGAAGCATGTATCCAGACTTAGCTCTTTGAATGAACCTTACGTAGGCCAGGTTTTTTGGATGGCTTAAGAACATAGAAAGAGCACATCAAGGTCTCATCTACGGACATCATTGCGCCAGCATTGTCAAACTCCCCGCAGTAGTTGGGAGCcgaaaatattgtaataaGCTGCCGCTTGGCGAAAAACTCATACCCGTCCTCCACGACCTGGTGGGCACGACAGATTAAATCAAACTTATGGCGGTGAACAAACTTGCCTACAATGTCAGCACCAAAAGTAACACTAACGCCACGGTCGTTGTCGCTCCAACCCATTATTTTGGGGTCAGGGTCTGACCACAAGAGGTCGCAAAGTAGTCCCTTATCAGGGACGTCACATGGACGGGCCAACTGACCAATTTGATTCATATTTAGTAAGTCCGGGCTTAGTCCGCCATGACAACAGAAAATTTTCTCATCAACAATGGCGGATACAGGCATGCAGCTGTAGCAGTCGACAAATGTGCGCCATAATTTTATGGTGTATCTGCGCTTGCATTCATCATAAAACCCATATATGCGGTTAATTCCGGCAGATTCATGGTTTCCGCGAAGAAGGAAGAAATTTTCCGGGTACTTAATTTTATAGGCCAGCAACAGGCAGATGGTTTCGATGGACTGCTTTCCGCGGTCTACGTAGTCTCCAAGAAAAAGGTAATTTGAGGCCGGTGGATATCCGCCGTAGTCGAAAAGACGCAAAAGATCCGTGAACTGCCCGTGAATATCCCCACAGATCTTTACTGGCGCCGACAGTTCAAGAAGCATTGGCTGTGACATAAAAACTTCACGCGACTTGTTACACAAAAGCTTTATGTCCGATTCGGTCAAATTAAGCTGCTTCAGACGCCGAGTGTCGATAATTCGTAAGATGAGCTGATCAATATTATTTAGATCTGTTACTGTTGTCATTTGCTGCGACATGTTTTCTGTCCCAGGCAATACCAACCGAAATTTTgctaacaaataataataataataaacaaagcCTTATATATAATGTTTTTGATTATTCCCGCTTGGCATGCCACAccgataaatatatataggttAATTACACAAAGGtgaactaaaataaaaaccagaaAGAAAGCTAAGTTAGGCAGGCCgatgtttgtatacccttgcaattTGCAATTAGATCATTAAAAATCGATACATTCCGGTCaatttaatagaaaacaagaaaggaagctagcTTCGgcacccttgcagattgcagtTGGATCATTAggaatcgagccattctgcttaaataattaaaaaaaaaagaaaatataaaaaaaaaacttcatatttatacatagcataaataaaatgctgaaaacacacacaaaacagagtttcataacattttaccaataccactaaccatacaacatatagactggtcatttcatacaacgaaaatggacacaaaaatttcttagcgagcggtcccatgttaactgtttgctgttagcgacagacccctgttagattttagctgttagcggccggtcccatgttagctgtcagctgttagcgtcaggcctttacatgtatgTCGGTGTTCATGCATTCccgtacacgggtgcatgtgtgcgatcatttcatttcggcctagcaagaatatttggtattttgctacttttcgcgctaggtaccctaacaatatgggcatattcgctattgggttaatgatacaaataagagtgttatatgttataatatatttcttaatgtttcagcattcatttcatatttgtttacaattcaaatcagtggcagcagtgtaatgtgttgtttttaataaaaacatgttGCATTCGGGCGGTAATCGATAGCCTCAGGCGAAACAAATATCGTCTGGGATGCGCACCGAGGATAGGTTGGCAGGTCCAGGAAGAGGGGAAGTGGATCGCATCTCGAGCGCCTCATGCGATCCACACCGAAGGGGAAGTGTAGGAGGTATGTGCCGATCGCGAGAGAGGCTAGCTACACCCACACCAAGGCACCAAAGAGTACTGGCCTTGGAAGCGGTTCTCGACCCCGGGTGAGAGAGGCGAAAAAGTAGGTAAGGGAATTGTGGGAAACGAGCCTATATAGGGCAAGGTGACCGCTAATGGCGGCCAGTAGGAAAAACGGAGCCGAAATAAAACCTAAAACCTTTCAAACcacaaaaaacagcaaaaccggaaaaaccgaaaaaaaaccccggaaaacagaaaaacagtTACGGGAAggtgaaagaaaatatatatatatatttcggaTGGGAGTGCGAGAAAAAACCAATGTTTAGAAAGGAGGATAAACGGAGCCGGGAAGCCACGAGGGTGACCAGGGGCCGGTCAccgggaaacaaaaaaaaagaagggaaaCAGCCAGGAAGGAAACAAAAGTGAGTCCGTTCCAAACGGAACTAGAATTGAAATAAACCAAGACACGTTCACAGGGTCCTGTGCCTTCTGGAGGCGAAAATTCTGGGCGGGagtaaatagtaaaaaaaaataaaaaatcggTCCCAACCCCAAAGTCGAACGGGTCCCGAATACTGGACCTCAAAGGCCGAGGTGCCACCGTCTCAGCCGGGACAAAGGTGACGGAAGCCCCAAGGAATCCACGGCcgtataatataatttaattaatttatttattcattgaaCATTAggctaaattatttatttatttatttccgccatatttatttatttatttaatttattcatccctatttatttatttatttattaaatgtaaattctatttatttattctaaagTCCCTGTGTtagtttatattgtttatttgtttgtcggTGCAATGTGTATGTAAAATATGCTGATACACTTATTTGGCATTCTAAAATGCCATAGTCAAAAGCACCAAATACAACAGATACATTAAAGTTAAAAAGTAAAAGCACGCAGAAATTAAACCGAAGGCACCtaaataacaattaacaatTATATCCACCAAGATGAACTTATAGACATCCGTGAACATAAACAATTGCAGAAAATTTAACgtaaattaaagcttaaatcaagaggagagagagatCTTTGATGCGGCTGCGCTGCAGAAGGCCGGTTTGTAGTGTAGTGGTATATTTGTGGAGATAAACAATTTCGGAAGTCCCGTCTCAGTCCCTTCCTCTAATTTGGAGCTCCAAGTAGGTAGGATGTAGCTGAAATGAACGAgggtacatttaaataattatatacattGATATACATTTATACCTGTGCAAAAAAGTCGTTGTCTTCTCCGTTGTTCGCTGCTCCACTGTCTTTATCGTCGTTTATGCAATTTCCGTATTTTCTGGTTTTGTTTTGGCCCATGTGATGTGCTAAAAGGAATGAAGCTGTCGGGGGCCGTGGCAATACGATTCCAAAAGATTCCCAATAAAAGAAAGCAGAGTTCGATATGATGATTCGTAGGAGGACAAACGATCCGTCTTCTTGGAGGTTTATTTTCAGagggccaaaaaaaaaaaagtacaactAGTATGGCGACAGGTACATTTGTCCCCAGTGATGCTCCCCTGGCGATATTGCCCCTTGTTTAGcatgaacattctccccccgcGCAAGAGGAATACTTGCGGTCTACGAGAGGGAGCATCGTCCGGAGAGGATCCATCCCAGCGTCGTGTTTTGTGCCATCGGCAAACCGTCCTGACCCGGGAGGATACCCGGCAGCTTCAGGTCAGCGTAGACATCCGCCCCAAGCACAACCGACACTAAAGATGGGTGGTCCGGATAAAGAcgcctgctggcgctgctgtgGCTGACGCTGAGGCCGAGAATCCGAGGGTGGGTTTGCGCCTTTGTCGGGGTCGCGAAGAGCGAGGCTGCCCAGTGTGGATGTGCAGCAGCGTGTGATGAGCCTCCTTGCCACACAGTTCGCGCAGTACTTGTTAATTAGTACCGCGCGGTGCCGCTTCACAGCCGGCAGTTGGAGAAACCGTTGGCAAACCCTCAGAGCGTGGACTCCCCTGCAGACTCGACATCTGTATACATTGCTCCCGGATGAGCGACGAGGATTTCGATGGGTCGTTGGAGCCATTGTATACACGGATCTACGTTAAAACAGAGAGAtggataaatatgaaaatgaagtGTTATGGATGAGGATGAACAAGACACGAGGACGGAACGACGACGTTGGATGACACAACTTAGGACTAGTAAATGTCAATTGGAAGGACTAATCTATTGAGGAGTCACTATGGTCAATGGGGCCGTCCACTGGGAGGCGAATCATTTTCGCCGCTGGTCGTCGGATGACGCTCCATGTTGTGGCTGTCGAaggtagaaaaaaaaacgctcCAGGCGGGGTATGGATATGGACCTGACTAGAGCAACTCTGGCTTTGGATGTCAGCCGATGGGTACAACAGCCGTCAGTCGTTTCGACTCGGACGAAAATGGCAGCCCCATACGCGTCCTGTGACGAATCGCAAACCGCAAGGTACTGCAATTTGGCTGCAGGATGGAAACGCACCCATCTCGGACTATGAATTTCCCTCAGAATTGGATACCCTTTTACGAACTCTTGCCACTGGGTTACGAGGTCGGTGGGGAGTGGTTTATCCCAGCCCGGGTCGAAAAGCTTGGCTATCTGAGATAAGACCTCTCGTTCGGTGCAGGCAGTTATCGCCGACTGCTGAGTGTGAGCCCCTGCGAGCACATCGTCGATGTACGTAGAGTTCGAGATGATGTCGCTGGCCAAAGGATATTGGCCTCGGATGTCCTGAGCCAACTGCTGTAACACTCTGATGGCCAGGAAGGGCGCACAGTTTACGCCGAAGGTGACTGCCCGAATTTGCCGGTACATCTTGGTGATGTCCGCCCTAAAcacatagtttaaaaaaacccaTTTTAGAATCTGAATAGTCAGATCGGAGTGTAGTACAGgccccgcatgaaggatatcaTTGAGGCTGTTCCCGTTTGATGAGGGATTGAAAGCGTTGAACACGACGCGAACCTTCGTCGTGGTGCTATCTGGTTTGAAGACCGCGTGATGAAAACTGCTGGAGTCCTTTGGAGAGACTTGGTGCATATGACCTAAATCTAAATACTTTTGAATGACTGAGTCGCACTGCTCCTTCAATGGAAGATTTTTACTCAATCGCATTTCGTTTCGAAGGAACTGAGCCAGTGCGATGGGTCTGGAGTGTCTCAGCTTAATGGTGTCCGGCTCTTTAAAGGGCAGCGAAACAACATACCTCCCATCCTTGTTTCTTTTGGTGGATTGGATAAAGTTATCCTCGCACACCGAGGCGGATTCCTTTACCAACTTCATTGGAacatcctccacctccccAAATGTTGTGAGGATGCTGTCTGGTTTGGACTCGGTCACTGCTAATCGGGCTGAAAAGGAACAGATTCTGCTTATGGGACTCGTTTCAATAGGACCGCAAAGAGTCCACCCGAATATAGTCTCTTGACCAAGGAGTGTTCCACAAATATTGGAATGGGAGCCTCTGAGAATGATTGATGGCAGGATATAGGCACCAATAAGCACGTCAATCGGCGAGCTCCGGTAGAAATCTGGATCTGCTAGTTGCAGAGGTGGAAGATCCTTTAATGAATCCTCTGGTATAGTGTAGGATGGGAGATTACCGGCTAACTGTGGTAGCACATACGCACAGGTTTCAATTTGGATATGGGGCGTGACGGGAGAACCTATGTTGAATTGACAACGCTTACGGGGCTGAGCTGCAATGGAAAGGTTGACCCCCGAAACTTAAGCCTGGATGGACTCATACGGCAACTTAATCAGGTTGAACAACCGTTCTGAGATAAAGGTTGCCTCGGAACCTGAGTCAATGAGTGCCCGTGCTGAGTATTTGatgcccaaatggcaaactTCTATTAATGCCGTAC
It encodes:
- the Pp1-Y2 gene encoding serine/threonine-protein phosphatase alpha-1 isoform gives rise to the protein MSQQMTTVTDLNNIDQLILRIIDTRRLKQLNLTESDIKLLCNKSREVFMSQPMLLELSAPVKICGDIHGQFTDLLRLFDYGGYPPASNYLFLGDYVDRGKQSIETICLLLAYKIKYPENFFLLRGNHESAGINRIYGFYDECKRRYTIKLWRTFVDCYSCMPVSAIVDEKIFCCHGGLSPDLLNMNQIGQLARPCDVPDKGLLCDLLWSDPDPKIMGWSDNDRGVSVTFGADIVGKFVHRHKFDLICRAHQVVEDGYEFFAKRQLITIFSAPNYCGEFDNAGAMMSVDETLMCSFYVLKPSKKPGLRKVHSKS